DNA sequence from the Anaerolineales bacterium genome:
ACCAGCTTGACGGGCGGCTGCCCGCAGCGCTTCACGGCTGCAGCCGGGCCGGGCGAATTGGAGGTTGTCCTCGATGGTCCCTTCGAGCAGGCTGGGGGTTTGCGACAGCCAGCTCACCCTCTGTCGCCACTCAGCGGGTTCGAGGGTGTCGGCTCGCCGGCCTTCGAATTCAATCCAGCCTGCCGTCGGCTGCAGCAGCCCGAGCGCCAGATATGCCAGGGTGGTCTTGCCAGCGCCGCTGGGCCCGAGCACGGCCAGGCGCGTGCCCGGGGGCACCTGCAAGGTCAGCCCGCTCAGCGCCGGCCTTGGCTGGGAGGGGTAGCCGAAGCCGACCTGATCGAAGGACAGGGCGGCCGGCTTGTGGACGGCCGTTCTGGAGGCGTGGGGCGCTGAACGCCGGAGGGGAAGGGGCTCGTCGAGCAGCTGGAACACGGCATTGGCCGCCTCGCGACCGGTCGTCCCGGCGTGGAAGCGTGTCCCCAGCGTGCGCAACGGCAGATAGAACTCGGGCGCCAGCAGCAGGACGAACATCGCCGCGGTGAAGGTCAGGTCGGCGTACAACAGTCGCACGCCTACCTGAACCGCCACCAGGGCGGTGCTGATCGTTGCCAGCCACTCGAGGGTCAGCGATGACAGGAAAGCCACTCGCAGCAGGCGCATCGTCGCTTGGCGGAAGGACTCTGAAGAGGCCTGGATCCGGCGCGCTTGATCGCGGCTGCGACCGAAGGCTTTCAGCGTCGCCAGGCCCTGCAAGGCATCCAGGAACTGCGCGCTCAGCCTTCCGAGCGTTCGCCACTGGCGGCGGGTCTGGCGGGCAGAGGCGTCGCCGACCAGCCACAGAAAGAGAGGGATCAGCGGTCCGGTCGCCGCCAGGATCAGGGCAGAGATCGGATCGACCAGCAGCACCACCGCGACGATGCCCAGGGGGACAATCAGCCCCAACCGGCGCTGCGGCAAGAACTGCCCGACGAAGGGGTCCAGGGCATCGATCCCGTCCCCGGCGGTCGCCGTCAGTTCGCCAACCCGGCGGCGGCTGAGGAAGGCTGGGCCGAGGGCGAACAGGTGTTGGACCAGGCGCGTGCGGGCAGCCTGCTTGACCCTTGTCGCCGCGGCTTGCCCGGCGGCTTCGCTCAGCCAGGCGGCGGCAGCCCGCAGCCCGGTCACAGCCGCAGCCGCCACCAGCAAGGGCAGGACCTGGGGCAGAGCGGCACCGTCGAGGAACACGGCGGCAATCGCCCGACTGAGCAGCCAGGCGAGGCCGATGGCGGCCCAGCCGGCGAGGGTTCCGACGATGACCGAGGCGTACAGATAGCGGCGCGAGACGGGTGCCAGGGCGAGCAGGCGGCGTTCGAGCATCAGGCGGAGCGTTGCCCCTTCCTCGAGTCCAGCGGCTCCCTGGCCGCCCCGCCCGGGCGGCGGACGGAGGCAAGTTCAAGGCGGAGCCGGTGTGGCTCCGCCTGCAATTGCGCGCCGCAGCCGGCGGCGTTCAGTACTCGAGAT
Encoded proteins:
- the cydD gene encoding thiol reductant ABC exporter subunit CydD, whose protein sequence is MLERRLLALAPVSRRYLYASVIVGTLAGWAAIGLAWLLSRAIAAVFLDGAALPQVLPLLVAAAAVTGLRAAAAWLSEAAGQAAATRVKQAARTRLVQHLFALGPAFLSRRRVGELTATAGDGIDALDPFVGQFLPQRRLGLIVPLGIVAVVLLVDPISALILAATGPLIPLFLWLVGDASARQTRRQWRTLGRLSAQFLDALQGLATLKAFGRSRDQARRIQASSESFRQATMRLLRVAFLSSLTLEWLATISTALVAVQVGVRLLYADLTFTAAMFVLLLAPEFYLPLRTLGTRFHAGTTGREAANAVFQLLDEPLPLRRSAPHASRTAVHKPAALSFDQVGFGYPSQPRPALSGLTLQVPPGTRLAVLGPSGAGKTTLAYLALGLLQPTAGWIEFEGRRADTLEPAEWRQRVSWLSQTPSLLEGTIEDNLQFARPGCSREALRAAARQAGAEAFIASLPEGYDTRVGAAGIRLSAGEVKRIGLTRAFLRDAPLWILDEPTALLDADLEAHVRDSLEALPADRTLILIAHRLAGLPPCDQVLVLADGTPVECGQPSLLAKSGRIYPQLVAAYDQG